The following coding sequences are from one Novosphingobium sp. KACC 22771 window:
- a CDS encoding GtrA family protein translates to MSVSAPADQRREALMELVRYTVVAVLGLGVDVGIGYGARRLLGMPLVAGAALGFLVGVAFNYVLFEFWVFRYGRLTWLRLGKAYAASQGAIVVRLGCVWALGRLLAGLPQADLIVLVGAAGISFVVNFILTRLFLRKKST, encoded by the coding sequence ATGAGCGTTTCCGCCCCTGCTGACCAGAGGCGCGAAGCCTTGATGGAGCTTGTACGCTATACGGTGGTGGCCGTGTTGGGGCTGGGTGTCGATGTGGGCATTGGCTATGGCGCACGCCGCCTGCTGGGAATGCCCTTGGTTGCGGGCGCAGCGCTGGGCTTTCTGGTGGGTGTCGCGTTCAACTATGTGCTGTTTGAATTCTGGGTATTTCGTTATGGCCGCCTGACATGGCTGCGGCTGGGCAAGGCTTATGCCGCCTCTCAAGGCGCCATCGTGGTCCGCCTGGGCTGTGTATGGGCGCTTGGACGGCTGCTGGCCGGTCTGCCTCAGGCCGATCTGATCGTGCTGGTGGGGGCGGCGGGGATATCCTTTGTCGTCAACTTCATACTGACACGTCTGTTTTTGCGCAAAAAATCAACCTAA
- a CDS encoding FAD-dependent oxidoreductase, whose amino-acid sequence MNAKPQPDYDVVIIGGGFFGCALALFLRTIFDRILVLEERDALLTRASRVNQARVHTGFHYPRSFVTALRSRELSHRFSRDFSKAVVDDFQMLYAIASRRSKVSKARFLRMFEDMGAPIAPASVSDAALFDPELIEGVFACTEFAFDWSVLRDHMADRMARHGITLRHGQAAEKVEFREDACLVHLASGEVVSAPHVFNVTYGGLNRVLMNSGIEPLPLKYEWAELALVAPPPEMKGKAVTVMDGPFFSMMPYPSENLYSLTHVRYTPHMSWVDRQGGRPAYAVGDSLSTNTRWRHMMMDTRRYMPCAGDLEYVKSVFDVKTVLTRNERDDGRPILLHRHHRGPNFYSVMGGKIDNIYDLFDVMPALDPAFAKADMRYLLGEA is encoded by the coding sequence ATGAACGCCAAACCCCAGCCCGATTATGATGTCGTCATTATTGGCGGCGGCTTTTTCGGCTGTGCGCTGGCGCTGTTCTTGCGCACCATCTTTGATCGCATTCTGGTGCTGGAAGAACGCGATGCGCTGCTCACCCGCGCCTCGCGCGTCAATCAGGCGCGGGTGCATACCGGCTTCCATTATCCGCGCAGCTTTGTCACCGCCCTGCGCTCTCGGGAATTGAGCCACCGCTTCTCTCGCGATTTCAGCAAAGCTGTGGTCGATGATTTCCAGATGCTGTATGCGATTGCCAGCCGTCGGAGCAAAGTGTCGAAGGCACGCTTCCTGCGCATGTTTGAAGACATGGGCGCGCCCATCGCCCCGGCCAGCGTGTCAGATGCCGCACTGTTCGATCCCGAACTGATCGAGGGCGTGTTTGCCTGCACCGAATTTGCCTTTGACTGGTCGGTGCTGCGCGATCACATGGCTGATCGCATGGCCAGGCACGGCATCACCCTGCGCCATGGCCAGGCCGCCGAAAAGGTCGAATTCCGCGAGGATGCCTGCCTTGTCCATCTCGCCTCGGGCGAGGTGGTAAGCGCGCCCCATGTGTTTAACGTGACCTATGGCGGGCTCAACCGTGTGCTGATGAACAGCGGAATCGAACCGTTGCCGCTGAAGTATGAGTGGGCCGAACTGGCACTGGTGGCCCCGCCGCCCGAGATGAAGGGCAAGGCCGTGACCGTGATGGACGGGCCGTTCTTTTCGATGATGCCCTATCCGTCTGAAAATCTCTATTCGCTCACCCATGTGCGCTATACGCCGCATATGAGCTGGGTGGACCGTCAGGGCGGGCGCCCGGCCTATGCGGTGGGCGACAGCTTGTCCACCAACACGCGCTGGCGCCATATGATGATGGACACGCGCCGCTATATGCCCTGCGCGGGCGATCTTGAGTATGTCAAATCCGTGTTCGATGTGAAGACCGTGCTGACGCGCAATGAACGCGACGATGGGCGCCCGATCCTTTTGCACCGCCACCACCGAGGGCCTAATTTCTATTCGGTTATGGGCGGCAAGATCGACAATATCTATGACCTTTTCGACGTGATGCCCGCGCTGGACCCCGCTTTTGCCAAGGCGGACATGCGCTATCTGCTGGGCGAGGCATGA
- a CDS encoding glycosyltransferase family 2 protein — MSPEAYAQAVAERGWQVPAFRAEPLFEKRSRHVIIIPVINEGERIQRQLRDMANLGITARIDTVVVDGGSTDGSLEPEFLNSVGVRALVTKTGKGKLSAQLRCGYAWALLEGYDGIITIDGNGKDGVDTLPLFSQALDEGFGYVQASRFIKGGYAENTPLSRWLAIRLIHSPVLSMAAGYWFTDTTQGYRAYSSAYLLDERTQPFREIFVRYELLAYLTVRASQIGYRVKEIATSRIYPANEAIPTKISGMSALWDLLMVLKATLLHEYHPKAKG; from the coding sequence ATGTCGCCTGAAGCCTATGCCCAAGCCGTTGCCGAGCGTGGCTGGCAAGTTCCCGCCTTCCGCGCCGAGCCCTTGTTTGAAAAGCGTTCGCGCCATGTCATCATTATCCCGGTTATCAACGAAGGCGAGCGCATCCAGCGCCAGCTTCGCGACATGGCCAATCTGGGCATCACCGCCAGGATTGACACGGTGGTGGTTGATGGCGGCTCGACTGATGGCTCGCTGGAACCGGAATTCCTTAACAGTGTCGGCGTGCGCGCGCTGGTGACCAAGACCGGCAAGGGCAAGTTGTCGGCGCAATTGCGCTGCGGCTATGCTTGGGCGCTGCTCGAAGGCTATGACGGCATCATCACCATCGACGGCAATGGCAAGGACGGCGTGGATACGCTGCCCCTGTTCAGTCAGGCGCTGGACGAGGGCTTTGGCTATGTTCAGGCATCGCGCTTCATCAAGGGCGGCTATGCGGAAAACACGCCGCTTTCCCGCTGGCTGGCAATCCGGCTGATTCACTCGCCGGTGTTGAGCATGGCGGCGGGATATTGGTTCACCGACACCACGCAGGGCTATCGCGCCTATTCCAGCGCCTATCTGCTGGACGAACGCACCCAGCCCTTCCGCGAGATTTTCGTGCGCTATGAACTGCTGGCCTATCTCACTGTGCGCGCCAGCCAGATCGGTTACCGGGTCAAGGAAATCGCCACCAGCCGCATCTATCCGGCCAATGAGGCGATCCCCACCAAGATCTCGGGCATGTCGGCGCTGTGGGACCTGCTGATGGTGCTCAAGGCCACCTTGCTGCACGAATATCATCCCAAGGCGAAGGGTTAA
- a CDS encoding sugar phosphate isomerase/epimerase family protein, translating to MKLAISNIAWAPQDARSVYAMMQARGFNGLEIAPGLAFAGQEDAFVPSPEAEAAFRADLAEFGLSAVSMQSLLFGVVGAKLFGSADELAALERGLERAIALAGRLGIGNLVFGSPGNRVIPEGMPMADARAHAADLFRRLGDKAQAAGTVLALEPNPAAYGTNFMTHVASAADFTLMVDHPAITLNYDMGALYMNDEQDQAGALYRRAAGKVSHVHISEPQLAPAPADAASLQTIAADLIGQGYDKWFSIEMRAPAADGLAIIDQCLAATADALFSAGSAAHAQ from the coding sequence ATGAAACTTGCCATCTCGAACATCGCCTGGGCGCCGCAGGATGCCCGCAGCGTGTATGCAATGATGCAGGCGCGCGGTTTTAACGGGCTTGAGATCGCGCCCGGGCTCGCCTTTGCCGGGCAGGAGGATGCTTTTGTCCCCTCGCCCGAGGCGGAGGCGGCATTTCGCGCAGATCTGGCCGAATTTGGCCTGTCGGCTGTCTCGATGCAATCTTTGCTGTTCGGTGTCGTGGGCGCAAAGCTGTTTGGCAGCGCCGACGAACTCGCGGCACTTGAACGCGGTCTGGAACGCGCCATTGCGCTTGCCGGACGCCTTGGCATCGGCAATCTGGTGTTCGGTTCGCCAGGCAATCGCGTCATTCCCGAAGGCATGCCCATGGCCGACGCGCGAGCCCATGCCGCTGACCTCTTCCGTCGCCTGGGCGACAAGGCGCAGGCAGCAGGCACCGTTCTGGCACTTGAACCCAATCCTGCGGCCTATGGCACGAATTTCATGACCCATGTGGCCTCCGCCGCCGATTTCACTCTGATGGTCGATCACCCGGCCATCACACTCAATTACGATATGGGCGCGCTCTATATGAATGATGAGCAGGATCAGGCGGGCGCGCTTTATCGCCGCGCCGCCGGCAAGGTCAGCCATGTGCATATCAGCGAACCGCAATTGGCCCCGGCGCCAGCCGATGCCGCATCTTTGCAGACCATTGCCGCCGACCTGATCGGGCAGGGCTATGACAAATGGTTCTCGATTGAAATGCGCGCACCGGCCGCTGACGGACTGGCCATTATCGATCAATGTCTGGCCGCCACGGCCGACGCGCTTTTTTCAGCAGGGAGTGCAGCCCATGCGCAGTGA